One Brachybacterium aquaticum genomic region harbors:
- a CDS encoding endonuclease/exonuclease/phosphatase family protein, translating into MTPRVTRRSALVAAAAAGIGLPSAAAAAQPAAAHAAHAGNDKFQNIRVATYNISLNRPRQGQLLEDLATGEDAQIRAVAEVIQLNNPDIILLNEFDHDDEGRGVDLFRRNYLEVPQNGTSPAFYRYAYTGPVNTGVPSGLDLNRDGTVGGPDDAWGFGEFPGQYGMVVLSRYPILTEQVRTFQNLRWADMPQNLLPTEFYGPEISPQLRLSSKSHWDVPVQIGSSVLHVLAAHPTPPSFDGPEKRNQRRNHDEIRLWADYLRPGKTSRWIVDDAGTAGGLDPSAAFVILGDYNSDPVDGDSWPGAIDQLLNHPRIQDPTPRSAGGAEAAQLQGGANADHEGDPALDTADFNDAPSPGNLRVDFVLPARSLQVASSAVYWPAQGTPGSELTGTYPFPTSDHRLVRVDLQMKTA; encoded by the coding sequence ATGACTCCCCGTGTCACCCGTCGAAGCGCACTCGTCGCGGCAGCCGCCGCAGGGATCGGGTTGCCGAGCGCAGCCGCCGCCGCCCAGCCCGCCGCCGCCCACGCCGCCCACGCCGGGAACGACAAGTTCCAGAACATCCGGGTCGCGACCTACAACATCTCGCTGAACCGGCCGCGGCAGGGGCAGCTGCTCGAGGACCTCGCCACCGGTGAGGACGCCCAGATCCGGGCGGTCGCCGAGGTCATCCAGCTGAACAACCCCGACATCATCCTGCTCAACGAGTTCGATCACGACGACGAGGGCCGCGGCGTGGACCTGTTCCGCCGCAACTACCTCGAGGTCCCGCAGAACGGCACGAGCCCCGCCTTCTACCGCTACGCCTATACCGGCCCGGTCAACACCGGTGTCCCGTCGGGCCTGGACCTGAACCGCGACGGGACCGTGGGCGGTCCGGACGACGCCTGGGGCTTCGGCGAGTTCCCGGGCCAGTACGGGATGGTCGTCCTCTCGCGCTACCCGATCCTCACCGAGCAGGTGCGCACCTTCCAGAACCTGCGCTGGGCGGACATGCCGCAGAACCTGCTGCCCACCGAGTTCTACGGCCCCGAGATCTCCCCGCAGCTGCGCCTGAGCTCGAAGTCCCACTGGGACGTGCCCGTGCAGATCGGCAGCTCCGTGCTGCACGTCCTCGCCGCGCACCCCACCCCGCCGAGCTTCGACGGTCCGGAGAAGCGCAACCAGCGCCGCAACCATGACGAGATCCGCCTGTGGGCCGACTACCTCCGGCCCGGGAAGACCTCCCGCTGGATCGTCGACGACGCCGGCACGGCCGGGGGACTGGACCCCAGTGCCGCCTTCGTCATCCTCGGCGACTACAACTCCGACCCGGTGGACGGCGACTCGTGGCCCGGCGCGATCGACCAGCTGCTGAACCACCCCCGCATCCAGGACCCGACGCCGCGCAGCGCGGGCGGGGCCGAGGCCGCGCAGCTCCAGGGCGGCGCGAACGCGGACCACGAGGGCGACCCGGCGCTGGACACCGCGGACTTCAACGACGCCCCCTCACCCGGCAACCTGCGCGTGGACTTCGTGCTGCCAGCCCGGAGCCTCCAGGTCGCCTCCTCCGCCGTGTACTGGCCCGCCCAGGGCACCCCCGGCAGTGAGCTGACCGGCACCTACCCGTTCCCCACCTCGGACCACCGCCTGGTCCGCGTGGACCTGCAGATGAAGACCGCCTGA
- a CDS encoding NAD(P)-dependent oxidoreductase: MRIAFLGTGRMGTELALHLLPDHELTVWNRTVERTARLAEAGATVTATAAEAVDGADLVVTSLFGPDAVRGTITGPGLIPEGITWVDTTTVSPADADEFAAAVPTYVGVPVVGTLGPARNGKLGVYVGTPDEARRSAVMELVAPWADPERLRGVASGRAAATGKLLANLALAVSAQGLREALALGEACGASAEETLDMLGSTGLAFIAGMKGPFVRGERTTEGGDFTANAIAKDARLMIATVDGAAGASTSDDAGPRPGSDLPALRGALASLDAEIAAGHGEDDFSTILLPGAERTGED; the protein is encoded by the coding sequence ATGAGAATCGCGTTCCTCGGCACCGGCCGCATGGGCACCGAACTGGCCCTCCACCTGCTTCCCGACCACGAGCTGACGGTGTGGAACCGCACCGTCGAGCGCACCGCGCGCCTCGCCGAGGCGGGCGCGACGGTCACCGCCACCGCCGCGGAGGCGGTCGACGGGGCGGACCTGGTGGTCACCTCCCTGTTCGGTCCGGACGCGGTGCGCGGGACGATCACGGGCCCCGGCCTGATCCCCGAGGGCATCACCTGGGTGGACACCACCACCGTCTCCCCCGCGGACGCCGACGAGTTCGCCGCCGCGGTTCCCACCTATGTGGGCGTGCCCGTGGTCGGCACGCTCGGCCCGGCGCGCAACGGGAAGCTCGGCGTGTACGTGGGCACCCCCGATGAGGCGCGGCGCAGCGCGGTGATGGAGCTGGTGGCGCCGTGGGCGGATCCGGAGCGGCTGCGGGGCGTGGCCTCCGGACGTGCCGCGGCGACCGGGAAGCTGCTGGCGAACCTGGCCCTCGCGGTGAGCGCGCAGGGTCTGCGGGAGGCGCTCGCGCTCGGCGAGGCCTGCGGCGCCTCCGCCGAGGAGACCCTGGACATGCTCGGCTCGACCGGGCTCGCATTCATCGCCGGGATGAAGGGGCCGTTCGTGCGCGGCGAGCGCACCACCGAGGGCGGGGACTTCACTGCGAACGCCATCGCGAAGGACGCCCGGCTCATGATCGCGACGGTGGACGGAGCGGCCGGGGCGAGCACCTCCGACGACGCCGGCCCCCGCCCGGGGTCGGACCTGCCGGCCCTGCGCGGCGCGCTCGCCTCGCTCGACGCCGAGATCGCGGCCGGTCACGGCGAGGACGACTTCTCCACGATCCTGCTGCCCGGCGCCGAGCGCACCGGCGAGGACTGA
- a CDS encoding TFIIB-type zinc ribbon-containing protein, producing MPQWPGGQQGGQAPSADGPSQMLGDEALADAAEAALGHSTDRIIDTSTGRADGLDKCPRCGSTDIHYSLSAKALVCSYCRHTWNEANLEQTYGLDSSIADLRGHTMASGTANVREDLTTVTIKCQGCGAEVVINVSEQLQARCHWCRQTLSINSQIPNGAVPDAVLPFQLTREEAVARIDEFAGKRKAFAHGRFKAEFVPDNVMGVYIPYLVVDGNMHAVLRGTGEVTTRQYTVSRKVGDRTVHETYYDADVYSVQRAFDLLVDDLAVESASRFDSDDNRLATNNVLDAVQPYDVENAVAYNPNYLKGFTSERRDLNIRDVDADVEERFLAIARAKAVPTVSRYDRGVRWEEEGVAVHGTRWVSVYVPVWLYSYADSARTAGSLVHYIAVNARTGTTMGSVPVSHPKIFALACAAGSVAAVLAGIVGFGMYFT from the coding sequence ATGCCCCAGTGGCCGGGCGGCCAGCAGGGCGGGCAGGCCCCGTCGGCCGACGGGCCCTCGCAGATGCTCGGCGACGAGGCGCTGGCCGATGCCGCCGAGGCGGCGCTCGGGCACTCGACCGACCGCATCATCGACACCAGCACCGGCCGCGCGGACGGTCTGGACAAGTGCCCCCGCTGCGGCAGCACGGACATCCACTACTCGCTGTCCGCCAAGGCGCTGGTGTGCTCGTACTGCCGGCACACCTGGAACGAGGCGAATCTCGAGCAGACCTACGGGCTGGACTCCTCGATCGCGGACCTGCGCGGGCACACCATGGCCTCGGGCACCGCGAACGTCCGCGAGGACCTCACCACCGTCACCATCAAGTGCCAGGGCTGCGGCGCCGAGGTCGTCATCAACGTCTCCGAGCAGCTCCAGGCCCGTTGCCACTGGTGCCGCCAGACCCTCTCGATCAACTCGCAGATCCCCAACGGCGCGGTGCCGGACGCGGTGCTGCCCTTCCAGCTCACGCGCGAGGAGGCGGTCGCCCGGATCGACGAGTTCGCCGGGAAGCGCAAGGCCTTCGCCCACGGCCGCTTCAAGGCCGAGTTCGTGCCCGACAACGTCATGGGCGTGTACATCCCGTACCTGGTCGTGGACGGGAACATGCACGCGGTGCTGCGCGGCACCGGCGAGGTCACCACCCGCCAGTACACGGTCTCGCGCAAGGTCGGGGACCGCACCGTCCACGAGACCTACTACGACGCGGACGTCTACTCGGTCCAGCGCGCCTTCGACCTGCTGGTGGACGACCTGGCCGTCGAGTCCGCGAGCCGCTTCGACTCGGACGACAACCGCCTGGCCACCAACAACGTCCTGGACGCCGTCCAGCCCTATGACGTCGAGAACGCGGTCGCCTACAACCCCAACTACCTCAAGGGCTTCACCTCCGAACGGCGCGACCTGAACATCCGCGACGTCGACGCGGACGTGGAGGAGCGGTTCCTCGCGATCGCGCGGGCGAAGGCCGTGCCCACCGTCAGCCGCTACGACCGCGGGGTGCGCTGGGAGGAGGAGGGGGTGGCCGTGCACGGCACCCGTTGGGTGTCGGTCTACGTGCCCGTGTGGCTGTACAGCTACGCCGACTCGGCCCGGACCGCCGGCTCGCTCGTGCACTACATCGCCGTCAACGCTCGCACCGGCACCACGATGGGCTCCGTGCCCGTCTCCCACCCGAAGATCTTCGCGCTCGCCTGCGCCGCCGGCTCTGTGGCCGCGGTGCTCGCCGGGATCGTCGGCTTCGGCATGTACTTCACCTGA
- a CDS encoding SPFH domain-containing protein yields the protein MGFIQAFKGAVGGMLADQWKDFLTVPNGLPQTAALFPAVPQGTNAGRGSNTRGSENVITNGSKILVPQGYGLISVVDGRATGLITEAGGYEFNDSSPDSRSVFAGDDLLASTIGTSWERFKYGGRPTSQQLAFYVSLKEIPDNRFGTQSEIYWDDAYLNAQVGAVTRGSYTLRIIDPLLFVHNFVPASFISANAPVFDFSDPDNAAGNQMFQEVVGSLAQAFSRYTNDPDKGNRISRIQGDSVGFAQSLSAAVEENYRWSSDRGLAIVKTAIVSIEYDQRTRELLADVQKADALSGARSQSFLNQATARGVQAAGETGGGAGLAMFGAGAGAAGGLVNPVQPWAPPGQQGAPQQQGAPAQGEQAQAAPAREDPVAKLAQYKQMLDQGLISEEDYEAAKKAALGL from the coding sequence ATGGGATTCATCCAGGCATTCAAGGGCGCTGTCGGCGGGATGCTCGCCGATCAGTGGAAGGACTTCCTCACCGTCCCGAACGGCCTGCCGCAGACGGCAGCGCTGTTCCCGGCGGTCCCGCAGGGCACCAACGCCGGGCGCGGCTCGAACACCCGCGGCTCGGAGAACGTCATCACCAACGGCTCCAAGATCCTCGTGCCCCAGGGGTACGGGCTGATCAGCGTGGTGGACGGCCGCGCGACGGGCCTGATCACCGAGGCCGGCGGCTACGAGTTCAACGACTCGAGCCCGGACTCCCGCTCCGTCTTCGCCGGGGACGACCTGCTCGCCTCCACCATCGGCACCTCCTGGGAGCGGTTCAAGTACGGCGGCCGCCCCACCTCGCAGCAGCTCGCCTTCTACGTGAGCCTCAAGGAGATCCCGGACAACCGCTTCGGCACCCAGTCGGAGATCTACTGGGACGACGCGTACCTCAACGCCCAGGTCGGCGCGGTCACCCGCGGCTCGTACACGCTGCGGATCATCGACCCGCTCCTGTTCGTGCACAACTTCGTGCCCGCCTCGTTCATCTCCGCGAACGCGCCGGTGTTCGACTTCTCCGACCCGGACAACGCCGCCGGGAACCAGATGTTCCAGGAGGTCGTCGGCTCCCTCGCCCAGGCGTTCTCCCGCTACACCAACGATCCCGACAAGGGCAATCGCATCTCCCGCATCCAGGGCGACTCCGTGGGCTTCGCCCAGTCGCTCTCCGCGGCGGTCGAGGAGAACTACCGCTGGTCCAGCGACCGCGGCCTCGCGATCGTGAAGACCGCGATCGTCTCGATCGAGTACGACCAGCGCACCCGCGAGCTGCTCGCGGACGTGCAGAAGGCCGATGCCCTCTCCGGCGCCCGCTCGCAGTCCTTCCTCAATCAGGCCACCGCCCGCGGTGTCCAGGCGGCGGGGGAGACCGGCGGCGGCGCGGGCCTGGCGATGTTCGGCGCGGGCGCCGGCGCCGCGGGCGGGCTCGTGAATCCCGTCCAGCCCTGGGCCCCGCCCGGGCAGCAGGGCGCGCCCCAGCAGCAGGGCGCCCCGGCGCAGGGCGAGCAGGCGCAGGCCGCTCCCGCGCGGGAGGATCCGGTCGCCAAGCTCGCCCAGTACAAGCAGATGCTGGACCAGGGCCTGATCAGCGAAGAGGACTACGAGGCCGCCAAGAAGGCCGCGCTGGGCCTCTGA
- a CDS encoding arsenic resistance protein, whose product MTSGRLQQMLERRQVPLYLLAILAGAVLGAVLAATAPGAGPVLEVAVEPAIAALLLITFHGIPLTHLRGALRDGRFLLALLALNLLVVPVIVWAVTRPLTGSPELLLGALLVLLAPCIDYVVVFTALARGAHEKLLAATPLLMLAQLLALPVLVPLLGGGTATGMIEAGPFLRALVLLVLLPLGAAALLQRLAPRRDLSPAMVPLMMLALALVVASQTPRVLGAGSALLALVPLYAGYLVLAVAMGVLVARAARLDTPAARAVTFSGATRNSLVVLPLALAAPGSLVPAAVVTQTLVELVGMVVLVRVVPRLLR is encoded by the coding sequence ATGACCTCCGGCCGTCTGCAGCAGATGCTCGAACGGCGCCAGGTCCCGCTCTACCTGCTCGCGATCCTCGCGGGGGCGGTGCTGGGGGCCGTGCTCGCGGCGACGGCGCCGGGCGCCGGGCCGGTGCTCGAGGTCGCAGTGGAGCCCGCGATCGCGGCGCTGCTGCTGATCACCTTCCACGGCATCCCCCTCACGCATCTGCGCGGGGCGCTGCGCGACGGACGCTTCCTGCTCGCCCTGCTCGCGCTGAACCTCCTCGTGGTGCCCGTGATCGTGTGGGCCGTGACCCGGCCCCTCACCGGCTCCCCCGAGCTGCTGCTCGGGGCGCTGCTGGTGCTGCTGGCGCCGTGCATCGACTACGTCGTGGTGTTCACGGCGCTCGCCCGCGGCGCCCACGAGAAGCTGCTGGCCGCGACCCCGCTGCTCATGCTGGCCCAGCTGCTCGCCCTGCCGGTGCTGGTGCCGCTGCTCGGCGGCGGCACGGCGACCGGGATGATCGAGGCGGGTCCCTTCCTGCGCGCCCTGGTCCTGCTGGTGCTGCTGCCGCTCGGTGCCGCGGCGCTGCTGCAGCGCCTCGCACCGCGGCGGGACCTGTCCCCCGCGATGGTGCCGCTCATGATGCTGGCGCTGGCGCTCGTGGTCGCCTCGCAGACCCCGCGGGTGCTCGGTGCGGGCAGTGCCCTGCTCGCGCTCGTCCCGCTCTATGCCGGATACCTCGTGCTCGCCGTCGCCATGGGGGTGCTCGTCGCGCGGGCGGCGCGCCTGGACACGCCTGCCGCCCGCGCCGTCACCTTCTCCGGCGCCACCCGCAACTCGCTCGTGGTGCTGCCGCTCGCGCTCGCGGCACCGGGCTCCCTGGTCCCCGCGGCCGTGGTCACCCAGACCCTGGTCGAGCTGGTGGGGATGGTGGTGCTGGTGCGGGTGGTGCCGCGGCTGCTGCGGTGA
- a CDS encoding ABC transporter ATP-binding protein, with product MSALLRIVRFTRALAPLYSAVILCSVLTSAASLAVPFLIGHATDTVAGAVGGQTATGAAVRTVVLIAAAVLLAELAQTVVSNIGGWFGDVMSNRMRTILSVRYYEKLLHLPQRWFDGEITGTIVARLNRSITEITNFAKTMSNSFASMLITTVAVLAISAWYAWPLALLLLIVFPVYVWLTSLTSVKWQKLEGEKNEQVDIASGRFAEVIGQIRVVKSFVRERGELADFSRRFASTDATTRAQSTHWHRMDVIRRAFLNVIFFGIYVIIFVRTVQGAFTLGEMVLLVQLMGMAKAPVQSMSWVIDSAQRAIAGSKDYFRVMETEVDPRTAAMLARRGTGAEAEVISAAGGTGTADREITADGGTAGERAPEAPSAAVATIDPVPGAPVVAFRDVSFAYEDGEDVLHGIDFTIDRGEKVALVGESGGGKSTIVNLLLGLYEPRSGAVEVVGRSNADLPLDELRSRIGVVFQDASLFSGTIRENIAYGRPGASDEEVLDAARRANAETFVRRFPDGFDQVIGERGLKLSGGQRQRIAVARAILKDAPVLVLDEATSALDTKAEIQVQKGLDELMTGRTSLIIAHRLSTIAGVDRIVTLRDGHVDEIGSPAELAASGGIYAQLLSLQNSGDKKRLAKYDITG from the coding sequence GTGTCTGCCCTCCTGCGCATCGTGCGCTTCACCCGCGCCCTCGCCCCGCTGTACTCCGCGGTCATCCTCTGCTCGGTCCTGACCTCCGCCGCATCCCTGGCGGTGCCCTTCCTCATCGGCCACGCGACCGACACCGTCGCCGGCGCCGTCGGCGGGCAGACCGCCACCGGTGCCGCCGTGCGCACCGTCGTCCTCATCGCCGCCGCCGTGCTCCTCGCCGAGCTCGCGCAGACCGTGGTCTCCAACATCGGCGGCTGGTTCGGCGACGTGATGAGCAACCGCATGCGCACGATCCTCTCGGTGCGCTACTACGAGAAGCTGCTCCACCTGCCCCAGCGCTGGTTCGACGGCGAGATCACCGGCACGATCGTGGCGCGGCTGAACCGCTCGATCACCGAGATCACCAACTTCGCGAAGACCATGTCCAACTCCTTCGCGTCGATGCTCATCACCACCGTCGCCGTCCTCGCCATCAGCGCCTGGTACGCGTGGCCGCTCGCGCTGCTGCTGCTCATCGTGTTCCCCGTCTACGTGTGGCTGACCTCGCTGACCTCGGTGAAGTGGCAGAAGCTCGAGGGGGAGAAGAACGAGCAGGTCGACATCGCCTCCGGCCGCTTCGCCGAGGTGATCGGGCAGATCCGCGTGGTGAAGTCCTTCGTGCGCGAGCGCGGCGAGCTCGCCGACTTCTCCCGCCGCTTCGCCTCCACCGACGCCACCACCCGCGCCCAGTCCACCCACTGGCACAGGATGGACGTGATCCGTCGGGCGTTCCTCAACGTCATCTTCTTCGGCATCTACGTGATCATCTTCGTGCGCACCGTGCAGGGCGCCTTCACCCTCGGTGAGATGGTGCTGCTCGTGCAGCTGATGGGCATGGCCAAGGCCCCGGTGCAGTCCATGAGCTGGGTCATCGACTCCGCCCAGCGCGCGATCGCCGGGTCCAAGGACTACTTCCGCGTCATGGAGACCGAGGTCGACCCGCGCACCGCGGCGATGCTCGCCCGGCGCGGCACGGGTGCGGAGGCCGAGGTGATCAGCGCCGCCGGCGGGACCGGCACGGCAGATCGTGAGATCACGGCCGACGGGGGCACGGCGGGCGAGCGCGCCCCCGAGGCCCCGTCGGCCGCCGTCGCCACGATCGACCCGGTCCCCGGCGCGCCCGTGGTCGCCTTCCGCGACGTGTCCTTCGCCTACGAGGACGGGGAGGACGTGCTGCACGGCATCGACTTCACCATCGACCGCGGCGAGAAGGTCGCGCTCGTGGGCGAGTCCGGCGGCGGCAAGTCCACGATCGTGAACCTGCTGCTGGGGCTCTACGAGCCGCGCTCGGGCGCGGTCGAAGTGGTGGGCCGCTCCAACGCGGACCTGCCGCTGGACGAGCTGCGCTCCCGCATCGGCGTCGTCTTCCAGGACGCCTCCCTGTTCTCCGGCACCATCCGCGAGAACATCGCCTACGGCCGGCCGGGCGCGAGCGACGAGGAGGTCCTGGACGCGGCACGGCGCGCCAACGCGGAGACCTTCGTGCGCCGCTTCCCCGACGGCTTCGACCAGGTGATCGGCGAGCGGGGCCTGAAGCTGTCCGGAGGTCAGCGCCAGCGCATCGCGGTGGCCCGCGCGATTCTCAAGGACGCCCCGGTGCTGGTGCTGGACGAGGCGACCTCCGCCCTGGACACCAAGGCCGAGATCCAGGTGCAGAAGGGCCTGGACGAGCTGATGACCGGGCGGACCTCGCTGATCATCGCCCACCGACTCTCCACGATCGCGGGCGTGGACCGCATCGTCACCCTGCGCGACGGGCACGTGGACGAGATCGGCTCCCCGGCCGAGCTCGCCGCGAGCGGCGGCATCTACGCCCAGCTGCTGTCCCTGCAGAACTCCGGCGACAAGAAGCGCCTGGCGAAGTACGACATCACCGGCTGA
- a CDS encoding bile acid:sodium symporter family protein: MDAIQALLGALIDISVPAFAIASMLSMGLRTPLRAFRNQLRDRRTVFAVLGANFVVVPAVGTLLIWILNGLLPHQIGEGFIIALCAAGAPFVLQLGAMARIPYGETAGPMAVLLLGSIVFMPLVVPFLLQDISVHGWAVARLLLGTMLAPMIAGIVIAAVFPSRSDQLARIAGSVAAVSAVLMFLSGFGANSGLVLELILSPVLLVPVGLVALSFVTGRVAGDLAGDTLTVPDGPAILTSQRNIAAALLVARTGADSSADTGSIVVAILLLSAVGFAMLVPYALATGVVRRKRAGESTSLGVLLGVVGPKSD; the protein is encoded by the coding sequence GTGGACGCGATCCAGGCACTGCTGGGCGCGCTGATCGACATCAGCGTGCCGGCCTTCGCCATCGCCTCCATGCTCTCCATGGGCCTGCGCACCCCGCTGCGCGCCTTCCGCAACCAGCTGCGCGACCGCCGCACCGTCTTCGCGGTGCTCGGCGCGAACTTCGTGGTGGTCCCGGCGGTGGGCACCCTGCTCATCTGGATCCTGAACGGCCTGCTCCCGCACCAGATCGGGGAGGGCTTCATCATCGCGCTGTGCGCGGCGGGCGCCCCCTTCGTGCTGCAGCTCGGCGCGATGGCCCGCATCCCCTACGGCGAGACCGCCGGGCCCATGGCCGTGCTGCTGCTCGGCTCGATCGTGTTCATGCCGCTCGTGGTGCCCTTCCTGCTCCAGGACATCTCCGTGCACGGCTGGGCCGTCGCCCGCCTGCTGCTGGGCACCATGCTCGCCCCGATGATCGCCGGGATCGTGATCGCCGCCGTGTTCCCGAGCCGGTCCGACCAGCTCGCGAGGATCGCCGGCTCCGTCGCCGCGGTCTCCGCCGTGCTCATGTTCCTCTCCGGCTTCGGCGCGAACTCCGGCCTGGTCCTCGAGCTGATCCTCTCCCCGGTGCTGCTGGTCCCGGTGGGGCTCGTGGCCCTCTCCTTCGTCACCGGCCGCGTCGCCGGCGACCTCGCCGGGGACACCCTCACCGTCCCCGACGGCCCCGCCATCCTCACCTCTCAGCGCAACATCGCCGCCGCGCTGCTCGTAGCCCGCACCGGCGCGGACTCCAGCGCCGACACCGGCTCGATCGTCGTCGCGATCCTGCTGCTGAGCGCGGTGGGCTTCGCGATGCTCGTGCCCTACGCGCTGGCGACCGGCGTGGTCCGGCGGAAGCGGGCGGGGGAGAGCACCTCCCTCGGCGTGCTGCTCGGCGTGGTGGGGCCGAAGAGCGACTGA
- a CDS encoding response regulator transcription factor, translated as MTLRIALADDQALLRSGLAALLRLENDLEVVAEAATCAEALDAVRETRPDVLLLDVQMPPGESADGTVGPEDGLGVAERLREDGGPTRIIVLTTFGRAGYLRRTLEAGADGFMVKDAPVERLVDAIRRVHQGLRVVDPELAAQSLAAGPNPLTAKETEVLRAASAGGTTTDIAARVFLSEGTVRNHISSAIGKLGVTNRAEAVRTASDSGWI; from the coding sequence ATGACCCTGCGCATCGCTCTCGCCGACGACCAGGCCCTGCTGCGCAGCGGGCTCGCCGCCCTGCTGCGCCTGGAGAACGACCTCGAGGTCGTCGCCGAGGCCGCCACCTGCGCCGAGGCCCTCGACGCGGTCCGGGAGACGCGGCCCGACGTGCTCCTGCTCGACGTCCAGATGCCGCCCGGCGAGTCGGCCGACGGGACCGTCGGCCCCGAGGACGGCCTCGGCGTCGCCGAGCGGCTGCGCGAGGACGGCGGGCCCACCCGCATCATCGTGCTCACCACCTTCGGGCGGGCCGGATATCTGCGCCGCACCCTCGAGGCGGGGGCCGACGGGTTCATGGTCAAGGACGCGCCCGTGGAGCGGCTCGTCGACGCGATCCGCCGCGTCCACCAGGGGCTGCGGGTGGTGGACCCGGAGCTCGCCGCCCAGTCCCTCGCCGCCGGCCCCAACCCCCTGACCGCCAAGGAGACCGAGGTGCTGCGCGCCGCCTCGGCCGGCGGCACCACCACCGACATCGCCGCGCGCGTGTTCCTCTCCGAGGGCACCGTGCGCAACCACATCTCCTCCGCGATCGGGAAGCTCGGGGTCACCAACCGCGCCGAGGCCGTGAGGACCGCCTCGGACAGCGGCTGGATCTGA
- a CDS encoding sensor histidine kinase, whose translation MIVATPQRREAEPPEYPRTLRGVHRAARDSGSIAFTAPSLLFLLYIIIPAWGALPLWQALAVTALCLPYSVLFVYTIGARSYPVRDRLLWLGASWVVVALIGLIIGVDILYMVMFVQVMHAILVPLRGARVVVPLLGLVVVVIAVLHEQPIAIVLALVGLVFALSLAEGVEREILKDRLDAAERRSANLAVAAERERIGRDLHDILGHSLTTITVSAQLAQRLLESDPDAARTQLAEIERISRQSLADVRTTASGMQQVRAATEIASARSVLLAAGIEADVPAALPALDDERSELFGYVLREGVTNVVRHSRATRATLRVTEEEVEVADDGVGIPAGRARTGLAGLEARVAEAGGTLTVDTGPDGTRLIARLEEGTP comes from the coding sequence ATGATCGTCGCGACGCCGCAGCGCCGGGAGGCCGAGCCGCCCGAGTACCCGCGGACCCTGCGCGGCGTCCACCGGGCCGCCCGCGACTCGGGCTCGATCGCCTTCACCGCGCCGTCGCTGCTGTTCCTGCTGTACATCATCATCCCCGCCTGGGGAGCTCTGCCGCTGTGGCAGGCGCTCGCCGTCACCGCGCTGTGCCTCCCCTACTCGGTGCTGTTCGTGTACACCATCGGTGCCCGTTCCTATCCGGTGCGCGACCGTCTCCTCTGGCTCGGCGCAAGCTGGGTCGTGGTGGCGCTGATCGGGTTGATCATCGGCGTGGACATCCTCTACATGGTGATGTTCGTGCAGGTCATGCACGCCATCCTGGTGCCGCTGCGAGGGGCCCGCGTCGTCGTGCCCCTCCTCGGCCTCGTCGTGGTCGTCATCGCCGTGCTGCACGAGCAGCCGATCGCGATCGTGCTCGCCCTCGTCGGCCTCGTGTTCGCGCTGAGCCTTGCCGAAGGGGTGGAGCGGGAGATCCTCAAGGACCGCCTCGATGCGGCCGAGCGGCGCAGCGCGAACCTCGCCGTCGCCGCTGAGCGCGAGCGCATAGGCCGGGACCTCCACGACATCCTCGGCCACTCCCTGACCACCATCACCGTCTCCGCCCAGCTCGCCCAGCGCCTGCTGGAGTCCGACCCGGACGCCGCCCGCACCCAGCTCGCCGAGATCGAGCGGATCTCCCGCCAGTCCCTCGCCGACGTGCGCACCACCGCCTCGGGCATGCAGCAGGTCCGCGCCGCCACCGAGATCGCCTCCGCCCGCAGCGTCCTGCTCGCCGCCGGCATCGAGGCCGACGTCCCCGCGGCCCTGCCCGCCTTGGACGACGAGCGCTCCGAGCTGTTCGGCTACGTGCTGCGCGAGGGCGTCACCAACGTGGTCCGCCACTCCCGCGCCACCCGCGCCACGCTGCGCGTCACGGAGGAAGAGGTGGAGGTCGCCGACGACGGCGTCGGCATCCCCGCCGGCCGCGCGCGCACGGGACTTGCCGGCCTCGAGGCCCGCGTCGCCGAGGCCGGCGGCACCCTCACCGTCGACACCGGGCCCGACGGCACCCGACTCATCGCCCGCCTCGAGGAAGGCACCCCATGA